The following proteins are encoded in a genomic region of Verrucomicrobiota bacterium:
- a CDS encoding zinc-binding dehydrogenase yields the protein MKQVFIVGHGGPDKLQMRESPDPRPVGGELRIRVQASGVNFADILARQGLYPDAPKPPCVVGYEVSGTVDAIGPGVDLSWVGKDAFALTRFGGYSDVVIVPEKQALVKPASLSHEQAAAIPVNYLTAWQLLAVMGALKPEETVLIHNAGGGVGLAAIDIARHLGATIYGTASSVKHAFLRQRGLHQAIDYRAQDWAAELQRLTQGKGVALITDPLGGRHWKKSYEALRSTGRLGVFGVSVATDSKLPGPLRLLPVVLGTPFFHPLALMNANKSVFGVNLGHLWHEPGLIAGWMATLLKGVAEGWVRPHVGKGFPLAQAGEAQTYMEERKNTGKVVLMS from the coding sequence ATGAAACAGGTCTTCATCGTCGGTCACGGTGGCCCGGACAAGCTGCAGATGCGTGAATCGCCCGACCCGCGCCCGGTCGGGGGCGAACTCCGCATCCGCGTCCAGGCAAGCGGCGTCAACTTTGCCGATATTCTCGCGCGCCAGGGCCTCTACCCCGACGCGCCCAAGCCTCCCTGCGTGGTCGGCTACGAAGTGTCCGGCACCGTGGACGCCATAGGCCCCGGTGTGGACTTGTCCTGGGTGGGCAAGGATGCCTTTGCGCTGACCCGCTTCGGCGGCTATTCCGACGTGGTGATCGTGCCCGAGAAACAGGCCTTGGTCAAACCGGCCTCGCTCTCCCATGAACAGGCGGCCGCCATCCCGGTAAACTACCTTACCGCGTGGCAGTTGCTGGCGGTCATGGGGGCTCTGAAACCCGAGGAGACCGTGCTCATTCACAATGCCGGCGGCGGCGTGGGCTTGGCCGCCATCGACATCGCGCGCCACCTCGGCGCCACGATTTATGGCACGGCCAGCAGCGTCAAGCACGCTTTCCTGAGGCAACGCGGGCTGCACCAGGCCATCGACTACCGCGCCCAAGACTGGGCGGCCGAACTGCAGCGGCTCACCCAAGGCAAAGGCGTGGCGCTCATCACCGACCCCTTGGGCGGCCGTCACTGGAAGAAGAGCTATGAGGCGTTGCGTTCGACGGGGCGGCTCGGCGTGTTCGGCGTTTCGGTGGCAACGGACTCGAAGCTCCCCGGGCCCTTGCGCCTGTTGCCGGTTGTGCTCGGCACACCTTTCTTCCATCCGCTTGCGCTGATGAACGCCAACAAATCCGTCTTCGGCGTGAACCTGGGCCACCTGTGGCATGAGCCCGGCCTGATCGCGGGTTGGATGGCAACCCTGCTGAAGGGCGTCGCGGAAGGGTGGGTGCGCCCCCATGTGGGCAAGGGCTTTCCGCTCGCGCAGGCCGGCGAGGCGCAAACCTATATGGAAGAGCGTAAGAACACCGGCAAGGTCGTCCTGA